A window of the Lodderomyces beijingensis strain CBS 14171 genome assembly, chromosome: 7 genome harbors these coding sequences:
- a CDS encoding mitochondrial 54S ribosomal protein mL46 yields MMVKNGPLLSRIVRLYSSHAAAESATPTISSTLILSRPPVITHEASAFETQFYKYQSELWRRLMWTFPKWFYFKTGTLAEQRYKVINKNPVSDDRKVLFPRGRPDLRHSRDRRFREYIRAPKTYKEEDELVGIDQSEQKESELTKKIVPNSRTTEADRLNDTTSLERQLSRTLFLAVQRKGETSWKLPSFKEQPGELIPLHLLAEQGLRSIGGSAINYFNVAKTPCHHEGDAKSREYFIKSHILSGVFEPQSEDIKFQWLTKQELKDSLPKEYYERVSHLFNDV; encoded by the coding sequence ATGATGGTCAAGAATGGACCTCTTCTTAGTAGGATCGTGAGACTCTACTCGAGTCACGCAGCCGCTGAGTCGGCAACGCCCACCATTTCGCTGacgttgatcttgtcgcGTCCACCGGTCATCACGCATGAAGCATCGGCTTTTGAGACGCAATTCTACAAGTACCAGCTGGAGCTATGGAGAAGGCTCATGTGGACTTTTCCCAAGTGGTTTTACTTTAAAACCGGCACCTTGGCCGAACAGAGATACAAGGTGATCAACAAAAACCCCGTGAGTGACGACAGAAAAGTCTTGTTTCCGCGCGGAAGGCCCGATCTTAGACACCTGAGAGATAGACGTTTCCGGGAATACATAAGGGCGCCAAAGACGtataaagaagaagacgagttgGTTGGCATTGACCAAAGCGAGCAGAAGGAGAGTGAATTGACAAAGAAGATTGTGCCAAACTCGAGAACCACCGAGGCTGACCGTTTGAACGACACCACGTCGTTGGAGAGACAATTGAGTCGGACTCTTTTCTTGGCTGTGCAGCGCAAGGGTGAAACAAGCTGGAAGCTACCATCATTTAAAGAGCAGCCGGGAGAATTGATCCCGCTACACTTGTTGGCTGAACAGGGGCTCCGAAGCATTGGAGGCAGCGCGATCAACTACTTCAATGTGGCAAAGACCCCATGTCATCATGAAGGAGACGCCAAGTCGAGGGAATACTTTATCAAATCGCACATACTATCGGGAGTGTTTGAGCCACAATCGGAAGATATCAAGTTCCAGTGGCTCACCAAGCAGGAATTGAAGGACTCACTACCCAAGGAATACTATGAAAGGGTACTGCATTTGTTCAACGATGTTTAA